Proteins encoded within one genomic window of Ranitomeya variabilis isolate aRanVar5 chromosome 4, aRanVar5.hap1, whole genome shotgun sequence:
- the CNPY3 gene encoding protein canopy homolog 3: protein MWFLLVVLPLSVRLAGAVDNEWVHLPNKCEVCKYVALELKSSFEETSRTREVIDTRYGFLDGDKKQNKIKYTNSDIRLIEVTEGLCQRLLDYNLHKERTGSNRFAKGMSETFQTLHHLVHKGVKVVMDIPYELWNETSAEVADMKKQCDVMMEEFEDVIEDWYRHHQQDDITDFLCAKHVLKGQDKSCLAETWTGKKGDPGPSSGKKKTKKGEKKKSKKVSKDSNGKRNNEEVPGKLEALETQIPESRPSDEL from the exons ATGTGGTTCCTGCTCGTTGTTCTCCCTCTCAGTGTCAGACTGGCAGGTGCAGTGGACAATGAGTGGGTACATCTTCCCAATAAATGTGAAG TCTGTAAGTATGTTGCCCTGGAGCTGAAATCCTCATTTGAAGAGACGTCCCGTACACGGGAAGTTATTGATACACGCTATGGGTTTCTTGACGGGGACAAGAAACAAAACAAGATCAAGTACACGAATTC GGATATCCGCCTGATAGAAGTCACAGAAGGGCTCTGTCAAAGACTGCTGGACTACAATCTCCATAAGGAACGTACTGGCAGTAATCGCTTTGCCAAG GGGATGTCGGAAACCTTCCAGACTTTGCATCATCTTGTACACAAAGGTGTGAAAGTGGTGATGGACATACCGTATGAGTTGTGGAATGAGACGTCTGCTGAGGTGGCGGATATGAAGAAGCAG TGTGATGTCATGATGGAGGAGTTTGAAGACGTTATTGAAGATTGGTATCGGCACCACCAGCAGGATGACATCACTGACTTTCTGTGTGCGAAACATGTCCTGAAGGGGCAAGATAAAA GCTGCCTCGCTGAGACATGGACTGGTAAGAAAGGGGACCCTGGCCCATCGTCTGGAAAGAAGAAAACcaagaaaggagaaaaaaagaaatcCAAGAAGGTGTCAAAAGACTCAAATGGTAAGCGCAATAATGAAGAAGTCCCAGGGAAACTGGAGGCTCTGGAGACACAGATTCCTGAAAGCAGGCCTAGTGATGAGCTCTGA